CGATGTAGGGCACCAGCGAGACGTGCAGGAAGAAGACGTTGTTGCGGCCGATGTCGTGGCGCACCTGGCGCGCGGCCTCGAGGAACGGCAGCGACTCGATGTCGCCGACGGTGCCGCCGACCTCCGTGATCACCACGTCCACGTGCGGCCCGCCCATGGCCAGGACGCGCTCCTTGATCTCGTTCGTGATGTGCGGGATGACCTGCACGGTGTCGCCGAGGTAGTCGCCGCGGCGCTCCTTCGCGATCACGCTCGAGTACACCTGGCCGGTCGTGACGTTCGCGATCTGACCGAGGTCGGTGTCGAGGAACCGCTCGTAGTGGCCGATGTCCAGGTCGGTCTCGGCGCCGTCGTTGGTGACGAACACCTCGCCGTGCTGGAAGGGGTTCATCGTCCCCGGGTCGACGTTCAGGTAGGGGTCGAGCTTCTGCATGGTCACGCGCAGACCGCGTGCCTTCAGAAGACTGCCGAGGCTGGAGGCCGTGAGGCCCTTCCCGAGGGAAGAGGCGACGCCCCCAGTGACGAATACGTGCTTGGTGGGCGTCCCGTTGTTCACGGAACTCGATCCTACGTGAGAGGCACGGCTCCCGCCGAACCCGACGCACCGAAGGACCCGCCCGGATCGGTCAGGGACCGGATCAGGGCGAGCGTCGCGGTCACCTGGCCCAGGGCCGTGTCGACCCCGTCGACGGTCGCGACGGTGTCCGCGTCCGGGTCGGCGCGCAGCGCGACCAGGTCACCGCCGGACACCCCGGACCTCGTGTCCCCGCCGACGACGACGCCCTTCGCCTTGGCGGCGAGGCCCGTCGTGAGTCCCGCCAGGATCGCCGGGTCGGCGTGGTCCCCGAGGATCACCAGGACGACGTCGGCCGGCTTGGCGCCCTTCGACGGGTCCACCAGCTCCGCGCCGGCCAGGCTCTCCCGCACCGTCTCCGCGTCGGCCCCGTCTCCGGTGGCCGCCAGCGCCAGCAGCTTCCCGAGGCGTTCGTACGTCGTCGCGTCCGCGTCGACGGCGTCCTCGAGCGTGGTCATCAGCTGGCTGCCGAGGGTGTCGACGAGCGCCTTCTGTCCGGGGTCGGTGAGCGCCGCCCGGGCGGTGTACGTGCCGACGACCTTGCCGCCGGCAGCGGACACCTCGGCGGACAGTGCCGCGGTCGTGTCGGGGTCGGCACCGGGCATGGTGACGACCGCGACCCCATGGTCGGCGAGCCGGCCGCCGTACAGCGTCGACGCGGAGGCGGCGGCGAACTGGTCGCCGAAGTCGGCCGTGCGCTGCGCCTCCCGCGCGGGTGCGGTGCTGGCCGCGGCCGCCCGGTCGTCACGGCCGAGGTCGCTGAGCGGACCTCCTCCGAGCACGACGCCCACGGCGAGGGCGAGGAAGACGGCGAC
The genomic region above belongs to Nocardioides conyzicola and contains:
- a CDS encoding copper transporter — protein: MISYRHHVVSLVAVFLALAVGVVLGGGPLSDLGRDDRAAAASTAPAREAQRTADFGDQFAAASASTLYGGRLADHGVAVVTMPGADPDTTAALSAEVSAAGGKVVGTYTARAALTDPGQKALVDTLGSQLMTTLEDAVDADATTYERLGKLLALAATGDGADAETVRESLAGAELVDPSKGAKPADVVLVILGDHADPAILAGLTTGLAAKAKGVVVGGDTRSGVSGGDLVALRADPDADTVATVDGVDTALGQVTATLALIRSLTDPGGSFGASGSAGAVPLT